The Geothrix sp. genome has a window encoding:
- a CDS encoding DUF2203 domain-containing protein, which produces MGRIFTLDEARALMPQVKAITEPVYTLAASLAEELSQAEDAKDEARSEALRERLQVLVQSWQQSMQDLEAEVKGLWLVDFDSGDGYWCWAYPEEALDHWHSYEGGFRSRVPVDQRPGVQA; this is translated from the coding sequence ATGGGCCGCATTTTCACCTTGGATGAAGCGCGGGCCCTGATGCCCCAGGTGAAGGCCATCACAGAACCTGTCTACACACTGGCTGCGAGTCTGGCCGAGGAATTGAGCCAGGCGGAGGACGCCAAGGACGAGGCACGGTCCGAGGCCCTGCGCGAGCGGCTCCAGGTCCTCGTGCAAAGCTGGCAGCAGAGCATGCAGGACCTCGAGGCCGAAGTGAAGGGCCTCTGGCTGGTCGATTTCGATTCCGGCGACGGCTACTGGTGCTGGGCCTACCCCGAAGAAGCCCTCGACCACTGGCACAGCTATGAAGGCGGCTTCCGCTCCCGCGTGCCCGTGGATCAGCGGCCGGGCGTGCAGGCCTAG
- a CDS encoding AraC family transcriptional regulator, with protein sequence MSETETKNLQTYTSGPLRLAVLKRDPVPAKLLPAREAWTLLQPTHAVRVCTSEDREEGVIRSGDLALLLPGFGHTLKRHHANAPFGFTALFLEGPFPEPLLSSLQNPPRKWQESSFAVLRSLSLKQLFSIFTQELANPDGVQLMTRELFLILLGAELSRLTEKEDRGRFPYRLNRSTLQLVLDHMEVHIGAKNSVPELATMARCTPDHFIRLFREATSTTPHQYLIERRLQRAVTLLANGERPSDVAKILGFYDASAFTRAFKRRFGVPPSEYAQEAYDRQFPKK encoded by the coding sequence ATGAGCGAAACTGAAACCAAAAACCTTCAGACCTACACCAGCGGCCCCCTTCGCCTGGCCGTTCTCAAGCGCGACCCGGTGCCCGCCAAGCTGCTGCCGGCGCGGGAAGCCTGGACGCTGTTGCAGCCCACCCATGCGGTGCGCGTCTGCACCAGCGAAGACCGCGAAGAGGGGGTGATCCGTTCCGGCGACCTGGCCCTCCTGCTCCCGGGGTTCGGTCACACGCTGAAGCGTCACCACGCCAATGCGCCCTTCGGCTTCACGGCCCTGTTCCTGGAAGGCCCCTTCCCGGAGCCCCTGCTCTCCTCGCTGCAGAACCCGCCGCGGAAATGGCAGGAATCCAGCTTCGCCGTGCTGCGGAGCCTCAGCCTCAAGCAGCTGTTCAGCATCTTCACGCAGGAACTGGCCAACCCCGACGGCGTGCAGCTCATGACCCGCGAGCTGTTCCTCATCCTGCTGGGTGCCGAGCTCTCCCGCCTGACGGAAAAAGAGGACCGGGGCCGCTTCCCCTACCGCCTGAACCGCTCGACCCTGCAGCTGGTGCTGGACCACATGGAAGTCCACATCGGCGCGAAGAACAGCGTGCCTGAGCTGGCCACCATGGCCCGCTGCACGCCGGACCACTTCATCCGCCTCTTCCGCGAGGCCACCAGCACCACGCCCCACCAGTACCTCATCGAGCGCCGTCTCCAGCGCGCCGTCACCCTGCTGGCCAACGGCGAGCGTCCCAGCGATGTGGCGAAGATCCTCGGTTTCTACGATGCCAGCGCCTTCACCCGCGCCTTCAAGCGCCGCTTCGGCGTGCCCCCCAGCGAATACGCGCAGGAAGCCTACGACCGGCAGTTCCCGAAGAAGTAG
- the purS gene encoding phosphoribosylformylglycinamidine synthase subunit PurS, whose protein sequence is MKVRVSVQLKPGILDPQGKAVEQGLHGFGFAVDHVRIGRLIEMEVPGTDPAEVKAKALAMCDKLLVNPVMEKASIEVV, encoded by the coding sequence ATGAAGGTTCGCGTGTCGGTGCAGTTGAAGCCCGGAATCCTGGATCCCCAGGGCAAGGCGGTGGAGCAGGGCCTGCATGGCTTCGGCTTCGCGGTGGACCATGTGCGCATCGGCCGCCTCATCGAGATGGAGGTCCCGGGCACGGATCCCGCCGAGGTGAAGGCCAAGGCCCTGGCCATGTGCGACAAGCTGCTGGTCAACCCGGTGATGGAGAAAGCCTCCATCGAGGTGGTCTGA
- the lpxB gene encoding lipid-A-disaccharide synthase yields MTQTLLVIAGEDSGDLHGAELLRELKARRPDLRIIGVGGPRMTPFLDRKLADVKDLAVVGFVEVIKHLPRLNRLFKQILAAAAEEGIAGALLIDYPGFNLRLAKALRRQLPGVKLHQYVCPQVWAWKKGRIPELGRTLDTLYCLFDFEPELFRGYPVEACFVGHPLVEVVKPECDRATFFAEAGLDPARPLVALLPGSRTGEIQHLLPPMAELAEQWRTARPEVQWVLPVAPTLDPAFVRAHLKAAPVTLVEGRTYAARAHADAALVASGTATLETALLGTPFAIVYKLNALTYQMARRIVKVPHFGLANVVARREVARELLQDEVNPERLGRELARLLEPETARRLRAELGEVRGHLGEPGAAARVAEDLLGKL; encoded by the coding sequence ATGACGCAGACCCTGCTGGTCATCGCCGGAGAGGACTCCGGCGATCTGCACGGCGCGGAGCTGCTCCGCGAATTGAAGGCCCGGCGCCCGGACCTGCGGATCATCGGCGTGGGCGGCCCGCGCATGACCCCCTTCCTGGATCGCAAGCTGGCGGATGTGAAGGACCTGGCCGTGGTGGGCTTCGTGGAGGTGATCAAGCACCTGCCGCGCCTGAACCGGCTCTTCAAGCAGATCCTGGCTGCCGCGGCGGAAGAGGGCATCGCCGGGGCGCTGCTCATCGACTACCCCGGCTTCAACCTGCGGCTGGCCAAGGCCCTGCGCAGGCAGCTGCCCGGCGTGAAGCTGCACCAGTATGTGTGCCCCCAGGTGTGGGCCTGGAAGAAGGGCCGCATCCCGGAGCTGGGTCGTACCCTGGATACGCTCTACTGCCTCTTCGATTTCGAGCCGGAGCTGTTCAGGGGCTATCCGGTGGAGGCCTGCTTCGTGGGGCACCCCCTGGTGGAGGTGGTGAAGCCCGAGTGCGACCGCGCCACCTTCTTTGCGGAAGCGGGCCTCGACCCGGCCCGGCCCCTGGTGGCGCTGCTGCCGGGCAGTCGCACGGGCGAGATCCAGCATCTGCTGCCGCCCATGGCCGAGCTGGCGGAGCAGTGGCGGACCGCCCGGCCCGAGGTGCAGTGGGTGCTCCCCGTGGCCCCCACCCTGGATCCGGCCTTCGTGCGGGCCCACCTGAAGGCCGCCCCCGTGACGCTGGTGGAGGGCCGCACCTACGCGGCCCGGGCCCATGCGGATGCGGCCCTGGTGGCCTCGGGTACCGCCACCCTGGAGACCGCCCTGCTGGGCACCCCCTTCGCCATCGTCTACAAGCTGAACGCGCTCACCTACCAGATGGCCCGGCGCATCGTGAAGGTCCCCCACTTCGGTCTGGCCAATGTGGTGGCGCGGCGCGAGGTGGCCCGGGAACTGCTGCAGGACGAGGTCAATCCCGAGCGGCTCGGCCGGGAGCTGGCCCGGCTGCTGGAGCCCGAGACGGCCCGGCGCCTTCGAGCCGAGCTGGGGGAAGTGCGGGGGCATCTCGGCGAACCTGGCGCCGCGGCGCGCGTGGCCGAGGACCTGCTAGGGAAGCTCTGA
- the purQ gene encoding phosphoribosylformylglycinamidine synthase subunit PurQ, whose protein sequence is MRVAVPIFPGSNCDHDALHACGTVMGWDTLPVWHQETRLPEHTELVFVPGGFSYGDYLRCGAIAALAPIMADVKRHADNGGLVLGVCNGFQILCEAQLLPGALLRNESLRFIHADVHLRVERADLPFTRAMKAGEVFRVPIAHAEGNFTLDPADLADLEARGGVAFRYCSAQGEIGETHVPNGAMNGIAGIVNVRGNVLGMMPHPERAVDPKLGPTGGLGVFRSLETAFAKA, encoded by the coding sequence ATGCGGGTGGCAGTGCCGATCTTTCCCGGGTCCAACTGCGACCACGACGCGCTTCACGCCTGCGGCACGGTCATGGGCTGGGACACCCTTCCCGTCTGGCACCAGGAGACGCGCCTGCCGGAACATACCGAACTGGTCTTCGTGCCCGGCGGCTTCAGCTACGGCGACTACCTGCGCTGCGGCGCCATCGCGGCCCTGGCCCCCATCATGGCGGATGTGAAGCGCCACGCGGACAACGGCGGCCTGGTGCTGGGCGTGTGCAACGGCTTCCAGATCCTCTGCGAGGCCCAGCTGCTGCCCGGCGCCCTGCTGCGCAACGAATCCCTGCGGTTCATCCATGCGGATGTGCACCTGCGCGTGGAGCGGGCCGACCTGCCCTTCACCCGCGCCATGAAGGCCGGCGAGGTCTTCCGCGTGCCCATCGCCCATGCCGAGGGCAACTTCACGCTGGATCCCGCGGATCTGGCGGACCTGGAGGCCCGGGGCGGCGTCGCCTTCCGGTACTGCTCCGCCCAGGGCGAGATCGGCGAGACCCATGTGCCCAACGGCGCCATGAACGGCATCGCCGGCATCGTGAATGTCCGCGGGAATGTGCTGGGCATGATGCCCCACCCCGAGCGGGCCGTGGATCCGAAGCTGGGCCCCACTGGCGGCCTGGGTGTGTTCCGAAGCCTCGAAACGGCCTTCGCCAAGGCCTGA
- a CDS encoding MGMT family protein: MPRPKPAKRLEPPAPTRDFRAAVLAVVAQIPEGHLASYGQVALLAGFPQRPRQVGMVLSGLPENTDLPWHRVVNTRGYVPSRGRWWGAFEQIGRLRDEGIEVDDQGNLDLEAHRWSGEPPPPRRSRRSATAAPAAGKAARPIPRTRKKG, from the coding sequence ATGCCGAGGCCGAAGCCTGCGAAGCGTCTCGAGCCGCCCGCGCCGACGCGGGACTTCCGCGCCGCGGTCCTGGCCGTGGTGGCGCAGATTCCGGAGGGGCACCTCGCCTCCTACGGCCAGGTGGCGCTGCTGGCGGGTTTCCCCCAGCGCCCGCGCCAGGTGGGCATGGTGCTGTCGGGCCTTCCGGAAAACACGGACCTGCCCTGGCACCGCGTGGTGAACACCCGGGGCTATGTCCCCAGCCGGGGCCGCTGGTGGGGGGCCTTCGAGCAAATCGGGCGCCTGCGCGACGAAGGCATCGAAGTCGATGACCAAGGCAACCTCGACCTCGAGGCCCATCGGTGGAGCGGCGAGCCTCCGCCCCCCAGACGCTCCAGGCGAAGCGCCACGGCCGCACCGGCCGCCGGAAAGGCCGCCCGACCAATCCCGAGGACCCGGAAGAAGGGGTGA
- a CDS encoding Ada metal-binding domain-containing protein → MKHILIALFLAASVVATAQEPKPTAPKTAAEKKAEKKAKKVEAAAAKAAPATAATPAKPAPAAAKPAPAPAAAPAPAPAKPAPAAAAKAAPAKAVAASTAIIANKDSKTYHRADCKVAAKMKDANRTSFASAAEADKAGYKACKVCKP, encoded by the coding sequence ATGAAACACATCCTGATCGCCCTCTTCCTGGCTGCCTCCGTGGTGGCCACCGCCCAGGAACCCAAGCCCACCGCACCCAAGACCGCTGCCGAGAAGAAGGCTGAGAAGAAGGCCAAGAAGGTCGAGGCCGCGGCTGCGAAGGCTGCTCCCGCGACCGCTGCCACCCCTGCCAAACCTGCTCCGGCCGCGGCGAAGCCCGCTCCGGCCCCCGCCGCGGCCCCGGCGCCCGCGCCGGCCAAACCCGCGCCCGCCGCGGCTGCCAAGGCTGCTCCAGCCAAGGCCGTGGCCGCCTCGACGGCCATCATCGCCAACAAGGACTCCAAGACCTACCACCGGGCCGACTGCAAGGTCGCCGCGAAGATGAAGGATGCCAACCGGACCTCCTTCGCTTCGGCAGCCGAGGCCGACAAGGCCGGCTACAAGGCCTGCAAGGTGTGCAAGCCCTGA